In the Euphorbia lathyris chromosome 5, ddEupLath1.1, whole genome shotgun sequence genome, one interval contains:
- the LOC136230078 gene encoding ATP-citrate synthase alpha chain protein 2 — protein MARKKIREYDSKRLLKEHFKRFSGYELPIKSAQVTESTDFKELADKEPWLSSGKLVVKPDMLFGKRGKSGLVALNLDLAQVACFVKERLGKEVEMGGCKGPITTFIVEPFIPHNEEFYLNIVSDRLGCSMSFSECGGIEIEENWDKVKTIFVPTGASFTSEVCAPLVGTLPLEIKGEIAEFIRVVFGLFQDLDFTFLEMNPFTFVDGKPYPLDMRGELDDTAAFKNFKKWSNIEFPMPFGRVMSATERFIHGLDEKTSASLKFTVLNPKGRIWTMVAGGGASVIYADTVGDLGFASELGNYAEYSGAPNEEEVLQYARVVIDCATSDPDGRKRALVVGGGIANFTDVAATFNGIIRALKEKESKLKAARMHIYVRRGGPNYQRGLAKMRTLGEEIGIPIEVYGPEATMTGICKQAIQCITAAA, from the exons ATGGCACGCAAGAAGATCAGAGAGTACGATTCCAAGAGATTGTTGAAGGAGCATTTCAAGAGGTTTTCTGGCTACGAGTTGCCTATCAAATCAGCACAA GTTACGGAATCAACTGATTTTAAAGAGCTAGCAGACAAGGAACCCTGGCTTTCATCAGGGAAACTGGTTGTGAAACCTGATATGTTGTTTGGAAAACGTGGAAAGAGTGGCTTAGTTGCCTTAAATTTAGATCTGGCTCAAGTTGCATGTTTTGTTAAAGAACGCCTTGGCAAAGAG GTTGAGATGGGTGGATGTAAAGGACCGATAACTACGTTCATCGTTGAACCGTTTATCCCCCATAACGAAGAGTTTTACCTTAATATTGTATCTGATAGACTTGGCTGCAGTATGAGCTTTTCAGAATGTGGAGGAATTGAAATTGAAGAGAATTGGGATAAG GTTAAAACTATATTTGTTCCAACAGGGGCATCATTTACCTCAGAAGTTTGTGCTCCACTTGTCGGAACACTTCCATTGGAG ATAAAAGGAGAAATTGCGGAGTTCATTAGAGTGGTTTTCGGTCTATTTCAAG ATCTAGACTTCACTTTCTTAGAGATGAATCCTTTCACTTTTGTTGATGGAAAGCCTTATCCCTTGGATATGAGAGGCGAGCTCGATGATACTGCTGCTTTCAAAAACTTCAAGAA GTGGAGCAACATTGAATTTCCTATGCCGTTTGGCAGAGTTATGAGCGCTACAGAACGGTTTATTCATGGGCTAGATGAAAAG ACAAGTGCATCTTTGAAATTCACAGTTTTGAATCCAAAGGGAAGAATTTGGACTATGGTTGCTGGAGGAGGTGCAAGCGTTATCTATGCAGATACG GTTGGAGATCTTGGTTTTGCTTCCGAACTTGGCAATTATGCAGAATATAGCGGAGCCCCCAATGAAGAGGAAGTGTTGCAGTATGCTAGAGTTGTGATTGAT TGTGCAACTTCTGATCCTGATGGCCGTAAGAGAGCACTTGTAGTCGGAGGAGGAATTGCAAACTTCACGGACGTTGCTGCTACATTTAATGGCATTATTCGAGCCTTGAAGGAGAAG GAATCCAAACTTAAAGCAGCAAGAATGCACATTTATGTAAGGAGAGGAGGTCCTAATTACCAGAGAGGCCTTGCGAAAATGAGGACGCTTGGAGAAGAAATCGGCATTCCTATTGAG GTTTACGGTCCTGAAGCAACAATGACTGGTATATGCAAGCAGGCAATTCAGTGCATCACTGCAGCAGCATAA